From a single Planctellipticum variicoloris genomic region:
- a CDS encoding sugar phosphate isomerase/epimerase family protein, translating into MQPWSIGVFASVDAGLGVHLEVAQDLGIPTVQLHAPHKESRTPEAAQKFLDRCKAAGITVTCVFGGFEGESYADIPTTARTVGLVPEATRAARVQEMKEIADFAKLLGCDTVGLHIGFVPEKTSASYQDLLAVTRDLLDYVSAGGQKVHLETGQETADHLLEFIADVARPNLFINFDPANMILYGTGDPIEALKKVGRYVGSIHCKDAKWAAEGDRGKGWGREVALGDGDVGMETYLRTLKEIGYTGPLTIEREIPHDPVQQKKDIGAAVSLLTSLRTKILG; encoded by the coding sequence ATGCAGCCGTGGTCGATTGGTGTGTTTGCCTCTGTAGATGCCGGGCTGGGCGTGCATCTGGAAGTTGCTCAGGATCTGGGGATTCCCACCGTCCAGCTTCATGCCCCGCACAAGGAGTCCCGGACGCCCGAGGCCGCTCAGAAGTTTCTCGACCGCTGCAAGGCCGCAGGAATTACCGTCACCTGTGTCTTTGGCGGTTTCGAAGGCGAGAGCTACGCGGACATCCCGACGACGGCGCGAACGGTCGGGCTGGTCCCGGAAGCGACCCGCGCCGCTCGTGTGCAGGAGATGAAGGAGATTGCCGACTTTGCGAAGCTCCTGGGCTGCGACACCGTCGGCCTTCACATCGGCTTTGTGCCGGAGAAGACGAGCGCCAGTTACCAGGACCTGCTCGCGGTGACGCGTGACCTGCTCGATTACGTGTCCGCCGGCGGCCAGAAAGTCCACCTGGAAACCGGGCAGGAAACAGCCGACCACCTGCTGGAGTTCATCGCCGACGTCGCCCGGCCGAACCTGTTCATCAACTTCGACCCCGCCAACATGATCCTCTACGGCACTGGCGATCCGATCGAAGCTCTCAAGAAAGTGGGGAGATACGTCGGCAGTATTCACTGCAAGGACGCCAAATGGGCGGCTGAAGGGGATCGCGGCAAGGGCTGGGGCCGGGAAGTCGCCCTGGGCGACGGGGACGTCGGCATGGAGACGTATCTGCGGACATTGAAGGAGATCGGCTACACCGGCCCGCTGACGATCGAACGGGAAATCCCTCACGACCCGGTTCAGCAGAAGAAGGACATCGGCGCCGCGGTCAGCCTGCTGACGTCGCTGCGGACGAAGATTCTGGGCTGA
- a CDS encoding glycosyltransferase family 4 protein, giving the protein MKTLLVSEIFPPKVGGSGRWFWETYSRMPSDLFTLAVGDDPGAATFDATHALDVVRTPLTLQDWGLTRWSSLRQYWKAFRALRRTIREREITQLHCGRCIPCGWLALLLQKFTGLPYTVYVHGEDVNANMQGGATGTLSSRQLRWMTGRVLRKAAGVIANSRNSVRVVTEQWGVPAERVHLLHPGVDTSYFVPAPRDASVRQSLGWGDRPVLLTAGRLQRRKGQDTMIRALKSIRQTVPDVLYAIIGGGEDLKYLQELASKEGQTDHVLFMGKVSDETLRLAYQQADVFVLANRQIGTDIEGFGMVLLEAQASGTPVVAGDSGGTAETLSPGVTGFVVPCETPEPVAKVLAELLADPTRCQTMGQAARQWTVDHFDWTALSRQAAELFGVPLDRLAPDRTEKT; this is encoded by the coding sequence ATGAAAACCCTCCTCGTCAGCGAAATCTTTCCCCCCAAGGTCGGCGGCAGCGGCCGCTGGTTCTGGGAGACTTACAGCCGCATGCCGTCGGACCTGTTTACGCTGGCGGTGGGGGACGATCCCGGTGCGGCGACGTTCGACGCCACGCACGCGCTGGACGTCGTCCGGACGCCTCTCACGCTGCAGGACTGGGGGCTCACCCGCTGGTCGTCGCTGCGTCAGTACTGGAAGGCCTTCCGGGCTCTCCGCCGGACCATCCGCGAACGCGAGATCACTCAGCTCCACTGCGGCCGCTGTATCCCGTGCGGCTGGCTGGCGCTGCTGCTGCAGAAATTCACCGGACTTCCTTACACGGTCTACGTGCACGGCGAAGACGTGAACGCGAACATGCAGGGGGGGGCGACCGGCACCCTCTCGAGCCGCCAGCTCCGCTGGATGACCGGGCGCGTCCTGCGCAAGGCCGCCGGGGTGATCGCCAACAGCCGGAACAGCGTCCGCGTCGTCACCGAGCAGTGGGGCGTCCCCGCCGAACGGGTGCATCTGCTGCATCCCGGCGTCGACACGAGCTACTTCGTTCCGGCCCCGCGCGACGCCTCGGTCCGACAGAGTCTCGGCTGGGGAGACCGCCCCGTCCTGCTGACCGCGGGCCGACTGCAGCGCCGCAAGGGTCAGGACACGATGATCCGCGCCCTGAAGAGCATCCGGCAGACCGTTCCAGACGTCCTCTACGCCATCATTGGTGGCGGCGAAGATCTGAAGTATCTGCAGGAACTTGCCTCCAAGGAAGGCCAGACCGATCATGTCCTGTTCATGGGCAAGGTCTCCGACGAAACGCTGCGCCTGGCCTACCAGCAGGCCGATGTGTTCGTGCTCGCCAATCGACAGATCGGGACCGACATCGAAGGCTTCGGGATGGTCCTGCTGGAAGCGCAGGCGTCCGGTACGCCCGTCGTCGCTGGCGATTCGGGGGGCACCGCCGAGACCCTTTCGCCGGGCGTCACGGGGTTCGTCGTTCCGTGTGAGACGCCCGAACCCGTGGCGAAGGTTCTGGCGGAACTGCTCGCGGATCCGACGCGCTGTCAGACGATGGGCCAAGCCGCCCGGCAGTGGACCGTGGACCACTTCGACTGGACGGCGCTGAGCCGCCAGGCCGCAGAACTGTTCGGCGTCCCTCTCGATCGGCTCGCTCCCGACCGGACTGAAAAGACGTAA